The window CTATCTCTTCGGATGGCAAAACTTTAATATTAGAATTTTTTGCTAAAAACTTTTCGTGAAGTAAGGCTCCAGACCCAAAGGTTAAAACTTCTGGCCATCGCTCAAGTAGCTTAGGCAATTCATCAATCTCGATCACCTGGCTAAAATGAGGTTCTAAGCAATCGATAGAAGCATGAGGGCCAAAAGCCGCTGCGTACACCTCTTGGCTTCTGGCCACCAGGCATGGCACCAATAACGGTGAATTTTTGGTTAAGTGATAACAAGCTACGGCCTCTAAGGTGTTAATGGGAACAATGGAACGATTAAAAACCAGCGCAAAGGCTTTCGTAGCTGCGAGGCCTATTCTCAAACCGGTATAAGAACCCGGCCCTACTAAAACTACCAGGTAATCAAGCGCGCTTAAGCTCCATTGCGCCTTAGCTAAAAGTGCATCGATCTCTAAAAGTAAATTTCTTGAATGCGGGACTTTATGCTGTCGGTTTGACTCTTCAAGCATAACCTTCCCATCAATAGCCACGCTTAAGTTTAAGGATAAACCGGTGGTATCGATATATAGAGCCTTATCTCCCATGCGAATCACTAAAATAAATTTTTAAGGGAAGAAAATATTTTTCCAAAACCCCATTGGCGATTAATATCATTAATGGTTACAAAAACCATTAAAGCTAGTAATAATACCAAACCGATTTGCTGAAAAATCAACTTCAACTTTAAAGAAAGCGGTTTTCTAAACAAGGTTTCATAAAGAAGATAAACCACATGACCTCCATCGAGCACCGGCAAGGGCAAGAGGTTTACGACCCCTAAATTAATACTTAAGAAGGCCAAGAAAAAAATAAAATTACCCAAGCCTCGTTCAGCTGCCTTAACAGTACCCACGGCAATTTGCACCGGACCTGCTAAAGCTTTAACCGAAACTTTAAGCGTAAAAAGATTTTTAAGTACTTCTAAGGTTTTAGTGAGCAAAAGGGCATTTTGCCGACTCCCCTGACGAAAAGCTTCCACCAAACCATACCGCCTAAACGTCTCTTGCAGCATGGGCTCAATGCCCAAAACATAATAAGTTTTATCGGCGTCTTTCATCGCCGCTGGCGTAACCATGATTTTATGAAAAACTCCCTCCCGAGACAAACTCACCTCAACAGGTTTGTCGCCGTATTGATTCATCAACTCACTGATTTGCGACCAATGTTGAATTTCTTGGCCATTCAATTTGAGAATTCGATCGCCGGCTTTTAACCCCCCCTGCTCGGCTGGAGTGTCAGCTCTCACCGCTCCAATTTGCGGGGGAATGAAAAAATCAGGATGAATCCCAATGTCGGGCATTTCTTCTTTACCCAACTTTTCAACCTTAAGGGAAGCCTCTTGCGGTTTGCCATTTCTGTCAAAAACCAACCGCACGTCTCTGCCTTGGGCCAACGCTAGTTCCCATAGCACCCCTTCCCACGTATCGACGGTCTTGTCCTCAATAGAAATGATACGATCGCTAATCTGCATCCCTACTTTATCAGCCGACGACCCTGGCCGAACTCCTACCAATACTGGTGGTTCGGTTAAAAATTTAGGTTGCGTAACTCCAATCAGAAAAACGATGGGCATGAGCAACCAAGGCAAAAGCAGGTTCATGCTTGGCCCACCTAAGACAACTAGCATTCGAGCCCAAATCGGCTTGTTTTCAAAAGAACGTGGGTCGGTAGTCACCGCCGGTTCTTCCTGGGCAAAGTCATCTTGCCCGGTCATTTTTACATAACCACCCAAGAAAAAGAGCATTGAAAAACAGTATTCAGTTTCACCCTTTTTAAAAGAAAATAACTTAGGGCCAAAACCAATGGAAAAACGTTCGACCCGAATGCCATTGAGTTTGGCCATAATGAAATGACCGGCTTCATGGACTAAAATTAAAAGCCCCAACCCTAAAACAAAATATAAAATCATCAATAATGTTGACATGAACACTCCTGGTCTAATTTAAAACATAATTTCTGGTAACTCGCTCGGCTTCAAACCTTGCCCATTTATCAATAGCCAAGATTTCATCGACTGAAGCCGGCTCACAACTTTGATGCTTCTCCAAGGTGGCTTCTACCACGTAAGGAATGGCCGAAAAACCAATCTTTTTTTCTAAAAATCTTTTTACCGCTACTTCGTTAGCTGCATTCAACACCGCAGTGTAAGACCCGCCTTTCGAAAGTGATTGCCGGGCCAATTTAAGACAATTAAATTTTTCATAATCGGGGGGGAAAAAAGTAAGCGAGCCAATTTCAGTCAACGAAAGACTTGGCAATGAATTGGGCAACCTTTCAGGAAAACTTAAAGCATAGGCAATAGGAACGCGCATATCGGGGATACCCAGTTGTGCCAAAATAGAACCATCATGAAATTCTATCATGGAGTGGATAATACTTTGTGGATGAATGACAACCTCGATTTCTTCTGGTTCTAAATCAAACAACCACTTCGCCTCGATCACCTCCAACCCTTTATTCATAAGTGTTGCAGAGTCGATGGTGATTTTAGCCCCCATCGACCAATTGGGGTGTTTTAAGGCTTGCTCAACCGTGATAGAAGAAAATTCATCCCTTGGCTTATGCAAAAAGGGCCCTCCCGATGCCGTGATAATAATCTTACGTAGTTCATCACGGTTTTGGCCCACTAAACATTGAAATATGGCACTATGTTCGCTGTCGATAGGAAGTAGAGTGACTTGTTGTTTTTTTGCGACTTGGGTCATGAGCGAACCTGCCACCACCAACGTTTCTTTATTAGCCAGCCCCACGGCTTTTTTAGCTTTCAAAGCAGAAAGGGTGGGTTCTAGCCCTGCTGCCCCCACAATTGCAGAAATTACCATGTCTGTTTCTGGCAAAGTAGCCACGGTAATATTGCCTTGCATCCCGCAGCCTATTTCTGAAAAACCGTTTCCCAATTGAGCTTGTAACTTTGCAACATCTTCTGCTTTGCCTACTGAAACATATTGAGGTTTAAATTCTTGAATCTGTTGCACTAACAAATCCAAATTTGAACCACAGGCGAGCCCCGCCACTTTAAATTTTTCGGGATTATTCCGCACCACATCTAATGTAGAAGTACCGATCGACCCCGTACTACCTAAAATTGAAATAACTCGCATCAAATCAAAAACCTTTCAAATATTTGGCATAGTAATAAACAACTGGGGCGGTAAAAAGCAAGGCATCGACTCGGTCAAGCACTCCCCCATGCCCTGGAATAAGTCGCCCACTATCTTTTAAATTCACGCTTCTTTTGATCAAGGATTCTGAAAGATCGCCTAATGGCCCCACTAAACCGCTGATGCAACCCACGATCAGACAATCCCACAAACTTAAATAACGCCAAAAAAATATTTTTACGATCAAGGTGGCAATTAAACTAAAAAAAACTCCTCCCACCAAACCTTCAACGGTTTTCCCAGGGCTAATCCGCGGAGCTAATTTATGCCTACCTATCATATGCCCCACCAAATAGGCCCCACTATCGGCCAAAAAAGTTGAGGCTAATAACACATAGACCCACATCACGCCTTGCGGCAGGGCACGAATCAAGCCCACATGGGAAAAAAGAATACTAATATAAAAAACACCTAACAGGGTGAGGCTGGCCTGTTTAACTGCCAAAGCAGGGTCTTGCTTTTGGAACAGATAAAAAGAAAGACATAAGAGCAGCACCCCCGCAAAAAGTGGCAACATAGGAGGCGCCGGAAAAAATAAAAATAATATTGAGAGTAAAATGGTCAGAAGCATGGCCCAAAAAAAGCCCAAAGAAGGGTGGGGCAAGGTAATACAAAAAAATTCATAGGCCGCTAAAGACAACACAATCAAAAGCACAGCATTAAATAGAGGGAGGGGTGCCCAACCTATGAAAGCGCCTACCGACAAACCTAAAATGAGCCCCGTTATAATACGAACCTTCGTCACAAATCTTTTTCTCCAGCTTGAATTTGCTGCGAGGTTTTACCAAACCTCCGTTCTCGTTTTTGAAATTCAAGAATGGCCTTTTGTAATTCTTCCCGATTAAAATCGGGCCAAAGGGTATCGGTGAAGTATAACTCAGAATAGGCTAATTGCCACAGCATAAAATTGCTAATCCGATATTCACCACTGGTTCGAATAAGTAAATCTGGGTCAGGAATAAACTCTGTATAAAGTTGAGAACAAAATTCTTCATGGGTAATCACCTTGCCAGGGTTACCTTCGGCCATGGTTTTGCGCAGTAAACGATTCACTGCATCTAATATTTCCATTTGAGAACCATAAGAGAGGGCTAAAATGAGTGTCATCTTCTGACCATGACGAGTTTCAAAAATGGTTTTCGTTAATTCTTTTAAAATAGGTTCGGGTAATAATTCTAATTGGCCAATCGCCTTTAACCGAATACCGTTGCGTAGCAATTTTTCTCTTTTAAGTTGTAAAAATAATCTCAACAATTCCATGAGACCCATAACTTCTTCACTGGGCCTCGACCAATTTTCTTGGGAAAAGGCATAAAGGGTTAGATACTCAATGCCTAAATCAGCCGCATAAGTAACAATATCTTCAACAGCTTCAATGCCTTGGCGGTGCCCCTCTAAGCGGTGCAATTGGCGCATCTCAGCCCATCGACCATTGCCATCCATGATAATTGCAATGTGGTGGGGTAAATCAGACATGCATAAGGTCTTTTTCTTTTTTTGCCATCAGCTCATCGATCTTATGCACATAATCATCGGTACATTTTTGGATTTGCTCGGAAAGTTTTTTAATTTCATCTTCGGAGTGGGCCTTTTCTTTTTCAAGCTTTTTGATTTCATCCATAGATTCACGACGCACATGGCGAACACTCACCTTGCCATCTTCACCATATTGCTTGACCACTTTAACTAATTCTTTTCGGCGTTCTTCGGTAAGTGCTGGAATAGCAATGCGAATAATTTTGCCATCATTAGAAGGAGACAAGCCTAAATCTGATTTTAAAATGGCTTTTTCAATTCCACCAATCACCGATACATCCCAAGGTTGAATGAGAATCAAACGCGATTCAGGAACAGTCAGGGTGGCCACTTGATTAAGAGGGCTTAAGGCACCATAATACTCTACTCGAATATCATCGAGTATTGCCACATTGGCTCTACCGGTACGCACCTTTGATAGTTCATTGAGAACCGCTTCTAAAACCTTTTCCATTCTTTGTTTGGTATGAGTTAATATTTCCATATTGCCTCGCTATTAACTTACTTTAGTACCAATGCTGTGACCACAGACTGCCTTTTTCATATTTCCCTTTTCAAAGAGATTAAAGACGATAATGGGCATTTGATTATCCATACAAAGGGAAATAGAAGTAGAATCCATCACTCGCAAATTTTTATTTAAGACTTCTAAAAAAGACAACTGATTAAATTTAACCGCATGCTTATCTTGCATAGGATCACTCGAGTAAACACCATCAACTTTAGTGGCTTTTAAAATCACATCGGCCTGAATTTCCATGGCTCGTAAGCTGGCCGCAGTATCGGTAGTAAAAAAAGGATTACCGGTCCCAGCTGCAAAGATAACCACTCGTTTTTTTTCTAAATGGCGAATGGCTCGCCGCCTAATATAAGGCTCTACCACCTGATTGATCCCAATGGCTGATAGTACCCGAGTATAAACCTTAACATTTTCTAAAGCCCCTTGCAGAGCCATGGCATTGATAACCGTGGCCAGCATGCCCATATAATCGGCACTAGCCCGATCGATCCCGCTACTTTCAGCATTGGCCCCTCGGAAAATATTACCACCCCCCAT of the Deltaproteobacteria bacterium genome contains:
- the frr gene encoding ribosome recycling factor, producing MEILTHTKQRMEKVLEAVLNELSKVRTGRANVAILDDIRVEYYGALSPLNQVATLTVPESRLILIQPWDVSVIGGIEKAILKSDLGLSPSNDGKIIRIAIPALTEERRKELVKVVKQYGEDGKVSVRHVRRESMDEIKKLEKEKAHSEDEIKKLSEQIQKCTDDYVHKIDELMAKKEKDLMHV
- the tsaB gene encoding tRNA (adenosine(37)-N6)-threonylcarbamoyltransferase complex dimerization subunit type 1 TsaB; protein product: MGDKALYIDTTGLSLNLSVAIDGKVMLEESNRQHKVPHSRNLLLEIDALLAKAQWSLSALDYLVVLVGPGSYTGLRIGLAATKAFALVFNRSIVPINTLEAVACYHLTKNSPLLVPCLVARSQEVYAAAFGPHASIDCLEPHFSQVIEIDELPKLLERWPEVLTFGSGALLHEKFLAKNSNIKVLPSEEIGHEPHLPSVLCLAHGRYQAGLFMNAKALSAYYLRGPSLKTK
- a CDS encoding isoprenyl transferase, yielding MSDLPHHIAIIMDGNGRWAEMRQLHRLEGHRQGIEAVEDIVTYAADLGIEYLTLYAFSQENWSRPSEEVMGLMELLRLFLQLKREKLLRNGIRLKAIGQLELLPEPILKELTKTIFETRHGQKMTLILALSYGSQMEILDAVNRLLRKTMAEGNPGKVITHEEFCSQLYTEFIPDPDLLIRTSGEYRISNFMLWQLAYSELYFTDTLWPDFNREELQKAILEFQKRERRFGKTSQQIQAGEKDL
- a CDS encoding 1-deoxy-D-xylulose-5-phosphate reductoisomerase, whose product is MRVISILGSTGSIGTSTLDVVRNNPEKFKVAGLACGSNLDLLVQQIQEFKPQYVSVGKAEDVAKLQAQLGNGFSEIGCGMQGNITVATLPETDMVISAIVGAAGLEPTLSALKAKKAVGLANKETLVVAGSLMTQVAKKQQVTLLPIDSEHSAIFQCLVGQNRDELRKIIITASGGPFLHKPRDEFSSITVEQALKHPNWSMGAKITIDSATLMNKGLEVIEAKWLFDLEPEEIEVVIHPQSIIHSMIEFHDGSILAQLGIPDMRVPIAYALSFPERLPNSLPSLSLTEIGSLTFFPPDYEKFNCLKLARQSLSKGGSYTAVLNAANEVAVKRFLEKKIGFSAIPYVVEATLEKHQSCEPASVDEILAIDKWARFEAERVTRNYVLN
- a CDS encoding UMP kinase, which gives rise to MEKPAYKRILLKMSGESLVGKQGLGIDFPVVKEIAEEIKEIHALGVEIAIVMGGGNIFRGANAESSGIDRASADYMGMLATVINAMALQGALENVKVYTRVLSAIGINQVVEPYIRRRAIRHLEKKRVVIFAAGTGNPFFTTDTAASLRAMEIQADVILKATKVDGVYSSDPMQDKHAVKFNQLSFLEVLNKNLRVMDSTSISLCMDNQMPIIVFNLFEKGNMKKAVCGHSIGTKVS
- a CDS encoding phosphatidate cytidylyltransferase produces the protein MTKVRIITGLILGLSVGAFIGWAPLPLFNAVLLIVLSLAAYEFFCITLPHPSLGFFWAMLLTILLSILFLFFPAPPMLPLFAGVLLLCLSFYLFQKQDPALAVKQASLTLLGVFYISILFSHVGLIRALPQGVMWVYVLLASTFLADSGAYLVGHMIGRHKLAPRISPGKTVEGLVGGVFFSLIATLIVKIFFWRYLSLWDCLIVGCISGLVGPLGDLSESLIKRSVNLKDSGRLIPGHGGVLDRVDALLFTAPVVYYYAKYLKGF
- the rseP gene encoding RIP metalloprotease RseP; protein product: MSTLLMILYFVLGLGLLILVHEAGHFIMAKLNGIRVERFSIGFGPKLFSFKKGETEYCFSMLFFLGGYVKMTGQDDFAQEEPAVTTDPRSFENKPIWARMLVVLGGPSMNLLLPWLLMPIVFLIGVTQPKFLTEPPVLVGVRPGSSADKVGMQISDRIISIEDKTVDTWEGVLWELALAQGRDVRLVFDRNGKPQEASLKVEKLGKEEMPDIGIHPDFFIPPQIGAVRADTPAEQGGLKAGDRILKLNGQEIQHWSQISELMNQYGDKPVEVSLSREGVFHKIMVTPAAMKDADKTYYVLGIEPMLQETFRRYGLVEAFRQGSRQNALLLTKTLEVLKNLFTLKVSVKALAGPVQIAVGTVKAAERGLGNFIFFLAFLSINLGVVNLLPLPVLDGGHVVYLLYETLFRKPLSLKLKLIFQQIGLVLLLALMVFVTINDINRQWGFGKIFSSLKNLF